The following coding sequences are from one Bacteroidota bacterium window:
- a CDS encoding (2Fe-2S)-binding protein, with the protein MMISFTINGEQTTVDVDPDTPLLWVIRDELDLKGTKFGCGKAACGACTIHVDGQAVRACSFAVKFAAGKNITTIEGLGTAENLHPVQQAWIEEIVPQCGYCQPGFMMATAAMLEKIPNPTDEDIDNNIVNVCRCATYYRMRKAIHRAAEIRNSNA; encoded by the coding sequence ATTATGATCTCTTTTACCATAAATGGCGAACAGACTACGGTTGATGTAGATCCAGACACCCCGCTGCTCTGGGTTATCCGGGATGAACTCGACCTCAAAGGCACCAAGTTTGGCTGCGGTAAAGCAGCCTGTGGCGCCTGCACTATTCATGTTGATGGACAGGCCGTACGCGCATGCTCCTTTGCCGTAAAATTTGCAGCAGGGAAAAACATTACAACCATCGAAGGACTCGGCACTGCTGAGAACCTTCACCCTGTACAACAGGCCTGGATCGAGGAAATAGTCCCGCAATGCGGCTACTGCCAGCCTGGCTTCATGATGGCAACCGCAGCCATGCTCGAAAAAATCCCAAACCCAACCGATGAAGACATTGACAACAACATCGTTAATGTCTGTCGCTGCGCTACGTACTACCGGATGCGCAAAGCCATCCACAGGGCAGCTGAAATCAGAAATTCCAACGCGTAG